In a single window of the Gossypium hirsutum isolate 1008001.06 chromosome A13, Gossypium_hirsutum_v2.1, whole genome shotgun sequence genome:
- the LOC107894521 gene encoding agglutinin-like produces MINLVVDHKFDASRQTFYASNNTKPAVTTIVGYKGMCLLASGSRVWLEDCVSNDAKQQWAIYPDGTIRPQKNRNGCLKYANDYSGLVNVATCDGFVEERWVFRNDGTILHKMTEMVMDVHDPTATLLEVSVNHYSNQQFSQIWFQVQP; encoded by the coding sequence ATGATTAATTTGGTTGTGGATCATAAGTTTGACGCTTCTAGGCAAACTTTCTATGCCAGCAACAATACAAAGCCAGCAGTGACCACCATTGTCGGTTACAAAGGCATGTGCTTGCTAGCAAGTGGAAGTCGGGTGTGGCTGGAAGACTGCGTGAGCAACGATGCTAAACAACAATGGGCGATATATCCAGATGGGACCATCAGGCCCCAAAAGAATAGAAACGGGTGCCTCAAGTATGCAAACGATTATAGTGGGTTGGTCAACGTGGCTACGTGTGATGGATTTGTTGAGGAACGATGGGTATTTCGAAATGATGGAACCATTTTGCATAAGATGACTGAGATGGTAATGGATGTGCATGATCCTACTGCAACCCTTCTTGAGGTCTCGGTCAATCATTATAGCAATCAACAATTTAGCCAGATTTGGTTTCAGGTGCAaccatga